The DNA segment GCGAAAGATGAGAGACTTTATCAAAGACAAGCTCGATACTGTTTATAATGATTTTTGTGAGGCTGCCAAAGTTTCTGATGGATTATGCCCATTGAAAGATTTTTCTTTCGCTGGTGGAGAAAGCCCTGACTACTCAGATCCTTTAGTCAGGAAGTACTATATGTTGAAATATTTCCCCGGCTACATGGCTGAGTACTACCTGATGTACGAACACCTTTTCGATGAAAAATTCTTATCCAATACCGTAATCAACATCCTCTCACTTGGATGCGGCTGCGGCGTAGACTATTGGGGTTTCCACTTCGCAGCGACAAAAAAAGTCAAAAATCACCAAAAATCGTCTTCATATACCGGCTACGACATCATTGACTGGGAGTACCGTGACTCAATGGGGCACGATAAGCATGTCTTCTTCGAAACCGAAGACATCGGAAACCTAAAAAAACTGGATTACGACAAATACAACATCATCGTTTTTCCAAAATCCATTAGCGATTTTCCTGATGAAGTATTCGCAACCTTGCTGAAAGCAATCGAAAACACAAAATTCAAAAAGAAAAAGATTGCCATTCTGTGCTCATTTATGACCAATGACTCCAAAAAATACGACTTTAATCGCCTCACACGACTTGTTAAAGTCTTTGAAGAACAACATGGGTATAAATGCCTCGACAAAGCCAACGAATATTTCCATATGAAGGACAAAGATGTTGGACTAAACACAGTTGTACCGGGGTTCGACTACACCCTACCCATCAAAAAGACCATTTTCAAGACACTCGAAAATTGCCCCAATTTCATCGAAAATGGAAAAAGCTGTGACCAAGAATGCTCCAATATGAACCAATACCCGATTCTTAAGACAAAATATGTCAACTACGCGATTAGACGATTAAAGAAGGATCAAAAATGAAATGGCGAAAAGTTCAGCATAAAAGTCATGGGGCATCAGTAGACGCCATTGCCCCAGAAATAATCTCAGCAAGTCGATCAACAGATATCCCTGCGTTCTACTCTAAGTGGTTTTTTAATCGTCTTGAAGCTGGCTATTCGAAATGGATCAACCCTTTTAACCGAAGAGCGCAATTTATCTCGTTTGAGAACACGCGAGCTATAATTTTCTGGAGTAAGAATCCTAAGCCTTTGCTGCCACATCTCCACATCCTCGATAAAAAACAAATTGGGTACTACATCCAATTCACAATGAACGATTACGAGGAAGAAGGGTTAGAACCTAGTGTCCCTTCACTAGCTTCAAGGATTGAGACATTTAAAGCACTATCTGATCGAATTGGCCCGGACAGAGTTATATGGCGATTTGACCCGCTAATTTTTACTGATTCGATCAATCCAACGAAACTTCTCAGCAAAATAAAAAAGGTTGGCGACCTTTTGTCTGGGTATACTTCAAAACTCGTTTTCAGCTTTGCAGATATTTGCAACTATAAGAAAGTCCAGAACAATTTAAAACGGCAAAATATCACTCACAGGGACTTCACTCTTTCTGAAATTGAACTTCTGTCATCAGAGATATCTAATTTATGCTCTCAATGGGGAATACCGGCATTTACTTGCGGCGAAAGTGTCGATCTTTCCGAATTCGGCATTCATCACAACAAGTGCATTGACGACAAACTTATTTTGAAGATCACAAACAATCACCCTGACATCCTCAGGTTGTTCGGTCTTGATTCCCCTGAACAGTTAAGCTTGCTCGCGCCTAAGCCAAAACAAAAAAACTTGAAAGACACCGGACAAAGAAATGAGTGCGGCTGTATTCTTAGTAAAGATGTTGGGCAATACAACACATGTCCACATAGATGCGTATATTGCTACGCAAACACATCAGACAACGTTGTAGCCAAGAACGTCAGAGCTTTTAGGCCTGACGGTGAATCAATCATTCCGGAATAAAGCCTGACATATCCAGCTTTCCATGCAAATCCAAAAGGATAGGTGCGCATGATCGAAAGCTGCGGACTGCTTCTCAAACCAATTCAGGTATATATTATCTCATTGGAATCGATTCGTTTTTAGCTTCTAATCACAACTCACAAAGCAAAGCCCCAGCTCCGCACCTCGCGGAGCTGGGGCTTTCTTCTCTCAGGGGGTAATTATGGAACCGCAAATGAGTTCGCCGGAAATCATAGAATTGGCGAAAGCAATGATCCAAGTGCAGCAGTCCCTTTCTCCTGCCCTTAAGGATGCCGAAAATACTTTTACTAACAGCCGGTATGCGACGCTTCACTCGGTCATGAGCGCGTGCCGAGATGCCTTGCTTGCACATGGAATTTGGCTCACCCAATACCCTGTCTCGGTTGAGGCGAACCAACTCGGTCTAGTCACCAAGATCGTCCATGCAGAAACCGGTCAGTGGCAGGCGTCGCTTTTGACCATGCCCCTGCCCAAAAATGACCCGCAGGGCTATGGCTCTGCCATGACGTATGCTCGCCGATATGGT comes from the Desulfovibrio sp. Huiquan2017 genome and includes:
- a CDS encoding ERF family protein → MEPQMSSPEIIELAKAMIQVQQSLSPALKDAENTFTNSRYATLHSVMSACRDALLAHGIWLTQYPVSVEANQLGLVTKIVHAETGQWQASLLTMPLPKNDPQGYGSAMTYARRYGLSALIGIVTENDDDGEMASHQGPHNTGLSSCNHGRNPDRSQPKTPPEGNGTGPANLPRLDGVQYRNGTANDGKQCVLAIGDTHSKKEFLRKAGFQWDGTRKIWWRYADAA
- a CDS encoding DUF1848 domain-containing protein, producing MKWRKVQHKSHGASVDAIAPEIISASRSTDIPAFYSKWFFNRLEAGYSKWINPFNRRAQFISFENTRAIIFWSKNPKPLLPHLHILDKKQIGYYIQFTMNDYEEEGLEPSVPSLASRIETFKALSDRIGPDRVIWRFDPLIFTDSINPTKLLSKIKKVGDLLSGYTSKLVFSFADICNYKKVQNNLKRQNITHRDFTLSEIELLSSEISNLCSQWGIPAFTCGESVDLSEFGIHHNKCIDDKLILKITNNHPDILRLFGLDSPEQLSLLAPKPKQKNLKDTGQRNECGCILSKDVGQYNTCPHRCVYCYANTSDNVVAKNVRAFRPDGESIIPE